One genomic window of Phoenix dactylifera cultivar Barhee BC4 chromosome 6, palm_55x_up_171113_PBpolish2nd_filt_p, whole genome shotgun sequence includes the following:
- the LOC103716173 gene encoding uncharacterized protein LOC103716173 isoform X3, whose product MAASAAEAAVAGSGPSAGPVNGEEQVRVRRRTLEAVLEQCRQALELLQDAKLDQDPAGDAAAEEEEKEEEKGEEEGYTPRSPSADDQEIDELCDLLKSKVESSDFLEKLGSNHKSVFHSISDENASWDMVSTMDLWEDKQVDDESDPDGYVLVRQEDIVEGIASFMAAYLLSLKQTKELTPNELQEGEFCYLTLSKTFAVKKKKSRLRKAWDGSKVIYNVASWSATAIGIYQNPAILKAASAAFWSSCRIISKLM is encoded by the exons ATGGCGGCGTCGGCGGCGGAGGCTGCGGTAGCGGGATCGGGGCCCTCTGCTGGCCCTGTCAACGGGGAGGAGCAGGTGCGGGTGCGGCGGCGGACCCTGGAGGCGGTGCTGGAGCAGTGCCGACAAGCCCTCGAGCTGCTCCAGGACGCCAAACTCGACCAAGATCCCGCTGGAGATGCGGCggcggaagaggaggagaaggaggaggagaagggggaaGAGGAGGGTTACACGCCGCGCTCGCCTTCTGCCGACGATCAGGAGATCGATGAG CTGTGTGATCTTCTCAAGTCTAAAGTTGAATCATCTGACTTTCTTGAAAAGCTTGGGAGCAACCACAAGTCAGTTTTTCACAGTATTTCTG ATGAGAATGCATCTTGGGATATGGTTAGCACCATGGATCTGTGGGAAGATAAGCAAGTGGATGATGAATCAGATCCAGATGGTTATGTTCTTGTCAGGCAAGAGGACATAGTGGAGGGGATTGCTAGCTTCATGGCTGCATACCTATTATCACTGAAACAAACTAAA GAATTAACTCCCAATGAACTTCAAGAAGGCGAGTTCTGTTACCTAA CCCTCAGCAAAACATTTGCtgtgaaaaagaagaaaagtagaCTTCGAAAGGCATGGGATGGAAGCAAAGTTATTTATAATGTGGCTTCTTGGAGTGCAACTGCTATAGG CATATACCAAAATCCAGCAATTCTTAAAGCAGCCTCTGCAGCCTTCTGGTCATCCTGCCGTATAATATCAAAGTTGATGTGA
- the LOC103716173 gene encoding uncharacterized protein LOC103716173 isoform X1, with protein MAASAAEAAVAGSGPSAGPVNGEEQVRVRRRTLEAVLEQCRQALELLQDAKLDQDPAGDAAAEEEEKEEEKGEEEGYTPRSPSADDQEIDELCDLLKSKVESSDFLEKLGSNHKSVFHSISVADENASWDMVSTMDLWEDKQVDDESDPDGYVLVRQEDIVEGIASFMAAYLLSLKQTKELTPNELQEGEFCYLTLSKTFAVKKKKSRLRKAWDGSKVIYNVASWSATAIGIYQNPAILKAASAAFWSSCRIISKLM; from the exons ATGGCGGCGTCGGCGGCGGAGGCTGCGGTAGCGGGATCGGGGCCCTCTGCTGGCCCTGTCAACGGGGAGGAGCAGGTGCGGGTGCGGCGGCGGACCCTGGAGGCGGTGCTGGAGCAGTGCCGACAAGCCCTCGAGCTGCTCCAGGACGCCAAACTCGACCAAGATCCCGCTGGAGATGCGGCggcggaagaggaggagaaggaggaggagaagggggaaGAGGAGGGTTACACGCCGCGCTCGCCTTCTGCCGACGATCAGGAGATCGATGAG CTGTGTGATCTTCTCAAGTCTAAAGTTGAATCATCTGACTTTCTTGAAAAGCTTGGGAGCAACCACAAGTCAGTTTTTCACAGTATTTCTG TAGCAGATGAGAATGCATCTTGGGATATGGTTAGCACCATGGATCTGTGGGAAGATAAGCAAGTGGATGATGAATCAGATCCAGATGGTTATGTTCTTGTCAGGCAAGAGGACATAGTGGAGGGGATTGCTAGCTTCATGGCTGCATACCTATTATCACTGAAACAAACTAAA GAATTAACTCCCAATGAACTTCAAGAAGGCGAGTTCTGTTACCTAA CCCTCAGCAAAACATTTGCtgtgaaaaagaagaaaagtagaCTTCGAAAGGCATGGGATGGAAGCAAAGTTATTTATAATGTGGCTTCTTGGAGTGCAACTGCTATAGG CATATACCAAAATCCAGCAATTCTTAAAGCAGCCTCTGCAGCCTTCTGGTCATCCTGCCGTATAATATCAAAGTTGATGTGA
- the LOC103716173 gene encoding uncharacterized protein LOC103716173 isoform X2, which translates to MAASAAEAAVAGSGPSAGPVNGEEQVRVRRRTLEAVLEQCRQALELLQDAKLDQDPAGDAAAEEEEKEEEKGEEEGYTPRSPSADDQEIDELCDLLKSKVESSDFLEKLGSNHKSVFHSISADENASWDMVSTMDLWEDKQVDDESDPDGYVLVRQEDIVEGIASFMAAYLLSLKQTKELTPNELQEGEFCYLTLSKTFAVKKKKSRLRKAWDGSKVIYNVASWSATAIGIYQNPAILKAASAAFWSSCRIISKLM; encoded by the exons ATGGCGGCGTCGGCGGCGGAGGCTGCGGTAGCGGGATCGGGGCCCTCTGCTGGCCCTGTCAACGGGGAGGAGCAGGTGCGGGTGCGGCGGCGGACCCTGGAGGCGGTGCTGGAGCAGTGCCGACAAGCCCTCGAGCTGCTCCAGGACGCCAAACTCGACCAAGATCCCGCTGGAGATGCGGCggcggaagaggaggagaaggaggaggagaagggggaaGAGGAGGGTTACACGCCGCGCTCGCCTTCTGCCGACGATCAGGAGATCGATGAG CTGTGTGATCTTCTCAAGTCTAAAGTTGAATCATCTGACTTTCTTGAAAAGCTTGGGAGCAACCACAAGTCAGTTTTTCACAGTATTTCTG CAGATGAGAATGCATCTTGGGATATGGTTAGCACCATGGATCTGTGGGAAGATAAGCAAGTGGATGATGAATCAGATCCAGATGGTTATGTTCTTGTCAGGCAAGAGGACATAGTGGAGGGGATTGCTAGCTTCATGGCTGCATACCTATTATCACTGAAACAAACTAAA GAATTAACTCCCAATGAACTTCAAGAAGGCGAGTTCTGTTACCTAA CCCTCAGCAAAACATTTGCtgtgaaaaagaagaaaagtagaCTTCGAAAGGCATGGGATGGAAGCAAAGTTATTTATAATGTGGCTTCTTGGAGTGCAACTGCTATAGG CATATACCAAAATCCAGCAATTCTTAAAGCAGCCTCTGCAGCCTTCTGGTCATCCTGCCGTATAATATCAAAGTTGATGTGA
- the LOC103716173 gene encoding uncharacterized protein LOC103716173 isoform X5, which produces MAASAAEAAVAGSGPSAGPVNGEEQVRVRRRTLEAVLEQCRQALELLQDAKLDQDPAGDAAAEEEEKEEEKGEEEGYTPRSPSADDQEIDELCDLLKSKVESSDFLEKLGSNHKSVFHSISADENASWDMVSTMDLWEDKQVDDESDPDGYVLVRQEDIVEGIASFMAAYLLSLKQTKELTPNELQEALSKTFAVKKKKSRLRKAWDGSKVIYNVASWSATAIGIYQNPAILKAASAAFWSSCRIISKLM; this is translated from the exons ATGGCGGCGTCGGCGGCGGAGGCTGCGGTAGCGGGATCGGGGCCCTCTGCTGGCCCTGTCAACGGGGAGGAGCAGGTGCGGGTGCGGCGGCGGACCCTGGAGGCGGTGCTGGAGCAGTGCCGACAAGCCCTCGAGCTGCTCCAGGACGCCAAACTCGACCAAGATCCCGCTGGAGATGCGGCggcggaagaggaggagaaggaggaggagaagggggaaGAGGAGGGTTACACGCCGCGCTCGCCTTCTGCCGACGATCAGGAGATCGATGAG CTGTGTGATCTTCTCAAGTCTAAAGTTGAATCATCTGACTTTCTTGAAAAGCTTGGGAGCAACCACAAGTCAGTTTTTCACAGTATTTCTG CAGATGAGAATGCATCTTGGGATATGGTTAGCACCATGGATCTGTGGGAAGATAAGCAAGTGGATGATGAATCAGATCCAGATGGTTATGTTCTTGTCAGGCAAGAGGACATAGTGGAGGGGATTGCTAGCTTCATGGCTGCATACCTATTATCACTGAAACAAACTAAA GAATTAACTCCCAATGAACTTCAAGAAG CCCTCAGCAAAACATTTGCtgtgaaaaagaagaaaagtagaCTTCGAAAGGCATGGGATGGAAGCAAAGTTATTTATAATGTGGCTTCTTGGAGTGCAACTGCTATAGG CATATACCAAAATCCAGCAATTCTTAAAGCAGCCTCTGCAGCCTTCTGGTCATCCTGCCGTATAATATCAAAGTTGATGTGA
- the LOC103716173 gene encoding uncharacterized protein LOC103716173 isoform X6, translating to MAASAAEAAVAGSGPSAGPVNGEEQVRVRRRTLEAVLEQCRQALELLQDAKLDQDPAGDAAAEEEEKEEEKGEEEGYTPRSPSADDQEIDELCDLLKSKVESSDFLEKLGSNHKSVFHSISDENASWDMVSTMDLWEDKQVDDESDPDGYVLVRQEDIVEGIASFMAAYLLSLKQTKELTPNELQEALSKTFAVKKKKSRLRKAWDGSKVIYNVASWSATAIGIYQNPAILKAASAAFWSSCRIISKLM from the exons ATGGCGGCGTCGGCGGCGGAGGCTGCGGTAGCGGGATCGGGGCCCTCTGCTGGCCCTGTCAACGGGGAGGAGCAGGTGCGGGTGCGGCGGCGGACCCTGGAGGCGGTGCTGGAGCAGTGCCGACAAGCCCTCGAGCTGCTCCAGGACGCCAAACTCGACCAAGATCCCGCTGGAGATGCGGCggcggaagaggaggagaaggaggaggagaagggggaaGAGGAGGGTTACACGCCGCGCTCGCCTTCTGCCGACGATCAGGAGATCGATGAG CTGTGTGATCTTCTCAAGTCTAAAGTTGAATCATCTGACTTTCTTGAAAAGCTTGGGAGCAACCACAAGTCAGTTTTTCACAGTATTTCTG ATGAGAATGCATCTTGGGATATGGTTAGCACCATGGATCTGTGGGAAGATAAGCAAGTGGATGATGAATCAGATCCAGATGGTTATGTTCTTGTCAGGCAAGAGGACATAGTGGAGGGGATTGCTAGCTTCATGGCTGCATACCTATTATCACTGAAACAAACTAAA GAATTAACTCCCAATGAACTTCAAGAAG CCCTCAGCAAAACATTTGCtgtgaaaaagaagaaaagtagaCTTCGAAAGGCATGGGATGGAAGCAAAGTTATTTATAATGTGGCTTCTTGGAGTGCAACTGCTATAGG CATATACCAAAATCCAGCAATTCTTAAAGCAGCCTCTGCAGCCTTCTGGTCATCCTGCCGTATAATATCAAAGTTGATGTGA
- the LOC103716173 gene encoding uncharacterized protein LOC103716173 isoform X4, with translation MAASAAEAAVAGSGPSAGPVNGEEQVRVRRRTLEAVLEQCRQALELLQDAKLDQDPAGDAAAEEEEKEEEKGEEEGYTPRSPSADDQEIDELCDLLKSKVESSDFLEKLGSNHKSVFHSISVADENASWDMVSTMDLWEDKQVDDESDPDGYVLVRQEDIVEGIASFMAAYLLSLKQTKELTPNELQEALSKTFAVKKKKSRLRKAWDGSKVIYNVASWSATAIGIYQNPAILKAASAAFWSSCRIISKLM, from the exons ATGGCGGCGTCGGCGGCGGAGGCTGCGGTAGCGGGATCGGGGCCCTCTGCTGGCCCTGTCAACGGGGAGGAGCAGGTGCGGGTGCGGCGGCGGACCCTGGAGGCGGTGCTGGAGCAGTGCCGACAAGCCCTCGAGCTGCTCCAGGACGCCAAACTCGACCAAGATCCCGCTGGAGATGCGGCggcggaagaggaggagaaggaggaggagaagggggaaGAGGAGGGTTACACGCCGCGCTCGCCTTCTGCCGACGATCAGGAGATCGATGAG CTGTGTGATCTTCTCAAGTCTAAAGTTGAATCATCTGACTTTCTTGAAAAGCTTGGGAGCAACCACAAGTCAGTTTTTCACAGTATTTCTG TAGCAGATGAGAATGCATCTTGGGATATGGTTAGCACCATGGATCTGTGGGAAGATAAGCAAGTGGATGATGAATCAGATCCAGATGGTTATGTTCTTGTCAGGCAAGAGGACATAGTGGAGGGGATTGCTAGCTTCATGGCTGCATACCTATTATCACTGAAACAAACTAAA GAATTAACTCCCAATGAACTTCAAGAAG CCCTCAGCAAAACATTTGCtgtgaaaaagaagaaaagtagaCTTCGAAAGGCATGGGATGGAAGCAAAGTTATTTATAATGTGGCTTCTTGGAGTGCAACTGCTATAGG CATATACCAAAATCCAGCAATTCTTAAAGCAGCCTCTGCAGCCTTCTGGTCATCCTGCCGTATAATATCAAAGTTGATGTGA